From Streptomyces sp. NBC_00237, a single genomic window includes:
- a CDS encoding DUF2797 domain-containing protein, with product MERERAGRREWRSAGLSWAGGAPGLRWVAGAGSGSGPVSPLSYGVGAGGLVSYGREIGFRVVGERRCVGVRGNPCPLRAAVPGRATQAQCGECARLDRSRSVAADTMADDPRPYAVYLAWFGPGMVKVGITREDRGAARLLEQGAVAFSWLGRGPLMAARRCEELLRAGLGVPDRISYAKKRAVRAALPGAGERAAEVTELHARAVGLAAWPEALGVAECEVVDHAGVFGLEGLAGAVGVVRELVGGGCVAGKVVAVAGPDVHVEVLGVGVVVVDSRLLAGWGLEKGEVGGGVTVPVKLVEREGEVGVQEGLF from the coding sequence GGGGCTGCGGTGGGTGGCGGGGGCCGGTTCCGGGAGCGGGCCGGTCAGTCCGTTGTCGTACGGGGTGGGGGCGGGGGGTCTCGTTTCGTACGGGCGGGAGATCGGCTTTCGGGTGGTCGGGGAGCGGCGGTGTGTGGGGGTGCGGGGGAATCCGTGTCCGCTGAGAGCTGCGGTGCCGGGGCGTGCCACTCAGGCGCAGTGCGGGGAGTGTGCGCGGCTGGACCGGTCGCGGTCGGTGGCGGCGGACACCATGGCCGACGATCCGCGGCCGTACGCGGTGTATCTGGCGTGGTTCGGGCCGGGGATGGTGAAGGTCGGCATTACGCGGGAGGACCGGGGGGCGGCGCGGCTGCTGGAGCAGGGGGCGGTGGCGTTCAGCTGGCTGGGGCGGGGGCCGTTGATGGCGGCGCGTCGGTGCGAGGAGCTGTTGCGGGCGGGGCTCGGGGTGCCGGACCGGATCTCGTACGCGAAGAAGAGGGCGGTGCGGGCTGCGTTGCCGGGGGCGGGGGAGCGGGCGGCTGAGGTCACGGAGTTGCATGCGCGGGCGGTGGGGTTGGCGGCGTGGCCGGAGGCGTTGGGGGTGGCGGAGTGCGAGGTGGTTGATCATGCGGGGGTGTTCGGGCTGGAGGGGTTGGCGGGGGCTGTGGGTGTGGTGAGGGAGCTGGTGGGGGGTGGGTGTGTGGCGGGGAAGGTGGTGGCGGTGGCGGGGCCGGACGTGCATGTGGAGGTACTGGGGGTGGGGGTCGTGGTGGTGGACAGCCGGTTGTTGGCCGGGTGGGGGCTGGAGAAAGGGGAGGTGGGGGGTGGGGTGACGGTTCCGGTGAAGCTCGTGGAGAGGGAGGGGGAGGTGGGGGTGCAGGAAGGGTTGTTTTGA
- a CDS encoding Bro-N domain-containing protein, with translation MYEQNRPPEDAAERKQDAIEVGDFVYAATGSRVRRVTLPDGEHWFPAADVATQLGYANTRDALRNRVDPQYSTSLGKLARAVDWADGSCKLAGHGLMRHMRLVNLRGLVQLVNGCKKPESKAFKNWVAEVIATIQRDGTYALEPAPVQSVAQGGTAYVMPPEMIDVLVRLEERNVLADEHFAAAQAERVEQVHRTNDLLDRIAGSLETLVERMEPRVPVQVEPEVTPQQLLATWRQRNLVVTDDVHAVAAYLAPALVRGGARYPVEVIAAQTGLPQVRVHDCLRLLLKRGCMKQRGLAGDGAPVYELP, from the coding sequence ATGTACGAGCAGAACAGGCCGCCGGAAGACGCGGCGGAGCGCAAGCAGGACGCGATCGAGGTCGGGGACTTCGTGTACGCGGCGACGGGGTCGCGGGTGCGGAGGGTGACGTTGCCGGATGGGGAACATTGGTTCCCGGCTGCAGACGTAGCCACGCAACTTGGCTATGCCAACACCCGTGATGCATTGCGCAATCGTGTTGATCCGCAGTACTCAACGTCGCTCGGTAAGCTTGCACGAGCCGTCGATTGGGCCGACGGGTCGTGCAAGCTTGCAGGTCACGGGCTTATGCGGCACATGAGATTGGTCAACCTGCGAGGGCTTGTCCAGCTTGTCAACGGATGCAAGAAGCCAGAGTCGAAGGCGTTCAAGAATTGGGTGGCCGAGGTCATCGCGACCATCCAGCGGGACGGCACCTACGCGCTGGAGCCAGCTCCAGTGCAGTCCGTGGCGCAGGGTGGGACGGCGTACGTCATGCCGCCCGAAATGATTGACGTCCTCGTGCGGCTGGAGGAGCGGAACGTACTGGCGGATGAGCACTTCGCTGCTGCGCAGGCCGAACGGGTTGAGCAGGTTCACCGGACCAATGACCTGCTGGACAGGATCGCGGGCTCTCTGGAGACCTTGGTCGAGCGCATGGAACCTCGGGTTCCGGTACAGGTGGAGCCGGAGGTCACTCCGCAGCAGTTGCTGGCCACGTGGCGGCAGCGGAATCTGGTGGTGACGGACGACGTCCACGCGGTGGCGGCGTACCTGGCGCCCGCGCTGGTGCGGGGTGGGGCGCGGTACCCCGTCGAGGTCATCGCGGCGCAGACCGGGCTGCCGCAGGTGCGGGTGCATGACTGTCTGCGGTTGCTGCTCAAGCGGGGGTGCATGAAGCAGCGGGGCCTCGCCGGGGATGGGGCGCCGGTCTACGAACTGCCGTAG